One Gelria sp. Kuro-4 DNA segment encodes these proteins:
- a CDS encoding metalloregulator ArsR/SmtB family transcription factor gives MPAARNAERMMADLFKALAHPTRLKILELLKGGELCVCELIPRLGLEQSNVSQHLAVLRREGLVSSYKDGLRVIYRVEHPEVFDLLNSAAKVLVRQVEAGQDVLAELSGADGELSAEAGRSGGTA, from the coding sequence ATGCCGGCGGCAAGGAACGCAGAAAGGATGATGGCCGACCTCTTTAAGGCCCTGGCCCACCCCACACGGCTTAAGATCCTCGAACTCCTGAAAGGTGGGGAGCTGTGCGTGTGCGAGCTCATCCCCAGGCTGGGGCTGGAGCAGTCGAACGTTTCGCAGCACCTGGCCGTGCTCCGGCGCGAGGGGCTGGTGAGCTCATATAAAGACGGCCTGCGCGTGATCTACCGGGTGGAACACCCCGAGGTGTTTGACCTCTTGAACTCGGCGGCCAAGGTGCTGGTGCGGCAGGTGGAGGCCGGGCAGGATGTCCTGGCCGAGCTTTCCGGTGCGGACGGGGAGCTCAGCGCCGAGGCCGGGCGCAGCGGTGGAACGGCCTAG
- a CDS encoding dipeptidase — translation MQGTGFLVVDGHCDVLYQLEKDGGNLKERPAGQVDLKRLKEGGVAGQFFALYTGAPQRALRALPSVLTQIKLFYRELAAGQDLVLAGSAADVRRAAQEGKVAAILSLEGGEPLGDDPGLLEVFYRLGVRAVGLTWNERNLLAGGVADDSGSGLTALGREAVKLAGRLGMLVDVSHLNARSFWDVLEAAAGPVFASHSSVHARRPHPRNLTDTQARALAARGGVIGVNFHAPFLRREGAATLDDVVHHIDYLVELVGPEHVGLGSDFDGIPAPPQGLEGPHRFPALAAALKERGYSDAAIAQIMGENLLRLLPGSGIN, via the coding sequence ATGCAGGGCACGGGCTTTTTGGTTGTGGACGGGCACTGTGACGTACTCTACCAACTGGAGAAAGACGGCGGCAACCTAAAGGAACGCCCAGCGGGGCAGGTGGACTTAAAGCGGCTGAAAGAGGGTGGGGTGGCGGGGCAGTTCTTCGCCCTCTACACCGGAGCGCCGCAGCGCGCCCTGCGGGCCCTGCCCAGCGTGCTGACGCAAATCAAGCTCTTTTACCGCGAGCTGGCGGCGGGTCAGGACCTCGTGCTGGCGGGCAGCGCCGCAGACGTGCGCCGGGCGGCCCAGGAAGGGAAGGTGGCGGCCATCCTGAGCCTGGAAGGCGGGGAGCCCCTGGGCGACGACCCGGGCCTGCTCGAGGTCTTTTACCGCCTGGGGGTGCGCGCCGTCGGCCTTACCTGGAACGAGCGCAACCTCCTGGCCGGCGGAGTGGCGGACGACTCGGGAAGCGGGCTCACGGCGCTGGGCCGGGAGGCGGTGAAGCTCGCGGGACGCCTGGGCATGCTGGTGGATGTGTCGCACCTTAATGCGCGTTCGTTTTGGGATGTGCTGGAGGCGGCCGCGGGGCCGGTTTTTGCCTCCCACTCCTCGGTGCATGCCCGCCGCCCGCACCCGCGCAACCTTACCGATACCCAGGCCCGGGCCCTGGCTGCGCGGGGCGGCGTGATCGGGGTGAACTTCCACGCGCCCTTCCTGCGGCGGGAGGGAGCAGCTACCCTGGATGACGTCGTGCACCACATCGACTACCTGGTGGAGCTGGTCGGCCCGGAACACGTCGGCCTGGGCTCGGACTTCGACGGCATCCCGGCGCCACCCCAGGGCCTGGAAGGCCCGCACCGCTTCCCCGCCCTCGCCGCCGCCCTCAAGGAGCGAGGCTACAGCGACGCCGCCATCGCCCAGATCATGGGTGAAAACCTCCTCCGCCTCCTTCCGGGGTCAGGTATCAACTAA
- a CDS encoding NAD/NADP-dependent octopine/nopaline dehydrogenase family protein — MAELVFAVLGGGNGGLATAADLALKGFPVRLYSSYEETIAPIAAQGGLELEVLPSSGLKGGFARLERATTDIAAAVAGADVILVVTPAPSQRRYAEKVAPHLRRGQVVVLNPGSFGGSLEFTQVLAARGAPPVTVAETECLIYAGRKKGPTHMWIRGYKKGLRLAAFPARETARVLSLLRQAYPDLAEADSVLETGLSNPNPIIHIPIMILNAARIEAPGDFLFYWEGVTPAVGRVIEALDAERLAVGEALGVPLRSAYEQDLEWYGHQGTHGENIYETHVNNPIYQWSLAPTSFEHRYLTEDTPYGLVPIEDLGRRLGVPTPRLSATIEYVSLLTRRDLRRGARTIEKLGLADLSPGELRHYVRTGRREGESPCWPSPMRPSSPATEERS, encoded by the coding sequence GTGGCAGAACTCGTTTTTGCGGTGCTGGGCGGGGGCAACGGGGGGCTGGCCACCGCTGCGGACCTGGCACTGAAAGGTTTTCCTGTCCGCCTGTACTCGAGCTATGAAGAGACCATCGCCCCCATCGCCGCCCAAGGCGGCCTGGAGCTCGAGGTCCTCCCGTCGAGCGGCCTTAAAGGCGGCTTTGCCCGCCTGGAGCGGGCCACCACCGACATCGCCGCCGCGGTGGCAGGCGCAGACGTCATCCTGGTGGTGACGCCGGCGCCCTCGCAGCGGCGCTACGCGGAAAAGGTGGCGCCGCACCTCAGGCGCGGTCAGGTGGTGGTACTCAATCCAGGCAGCTTCGGCGGCTCCCTGGAGTTTACCCAGGTGCTGGCGGCACGCGGCGCCCCGCCCGTGACCGTGGCCGAGACCGAGTGCCTCATCTACGCCGGGCGCAAAAAAGGCCCCACCCACATGTGGATCCGCGGTTACAAGAAAGGCCTGCGCCTGGCCGCCTTCCCGGCCCGGGAGACGGCCCGGGTACTCTCCCTTCTCAGGCAGGCGTACCCGGACCTGGCCGAAGCGGATTCGGTTCTGGAGACCGGCCTCAGCAACCCCAATCCCATCATCCACATCCCCATCATGATCCTCAACGCGGCGCGCATCGAGGCGCCGGGCGACTTCCTCTTTTACTGGGAAGGGGTGACACCGGCCGTGGGGCGCGTCATCGAGGCCCTGGACGCCGAGCGCCTGGCTGTGGGCGAGGCTCTGGGCGTGCCGCTCCGCTCCGCCTACGAGCAGGACCTGGAGTGGTACGGCCACCAGGGAACGCACGGCGAGAATATCTATGAAACCCACGTCAACAACCCCATCTACCAGTGGAGCCTGGCCCCTACCAGTTTTGAACACCGCTACCTTACGGAAGACACACCTTACGGCCTGGTCCCCATCGAAGACCTGGGCCGGCGTCTCGGTGTGCCGACCCCGCGCCTGAGCGCCACCATCGAGTACGTCTCCCTCCTCACCCGCCGGGACCTGCGCCGCGGCGCGCGCACCATCGAGAAGCTGGGCCTGGCCGATCTCTCCCCCGGTGAACTCAGACACTACGTAAGAACCGGCCGTCGGGAAGGTGAAAGCCCGTGCTGGCCCTCACCAATGCGACCGTCATCACCGGCGACGGAAGAACGCTCCTAG
- a CDS encoding amidohydrolase family protein: protein MLALTNATVITGDGRTLLARATVLAADGRITELRAGSGVPPGARVLDLDGDYLLPGFINSHVHGVTFGPLFASGAPPLAEEAIRRNLVRHLAAGTTTVLSVDGFALPEEVAEAQHLSPLTIKTSAGLTPAALTAAQAVDGAGLTERHLAASLKEQVEAGAVAIGEAGSGHTLGGGGSEYMYIPRRIKEETGVEISPAQARALKEAALGKELDPAARDEAALQAALAGAGLAGRLTPARAQALIAACVLPGLKPARRSIAEAAATARHFGLPLIAHTAPPSLAAVLAAARAGTHTIAAHTNHDSFTAGAMLAAARALKRAGAILDGATFDSFGARRTTESPANLVTLLKAGLVDLITTDYGGGFFDPLPLALKAIVGAGILPLPAAVHLLTAAPAAALPGLAPERGRIAPGYIADLTVLARADLARVRYVFIGGRQVFHPR from the coding sequence GTGCTGGCCCTCACCAATGCGACCGTCATCACCGGCGACGGAAGAACGCTCCTAGCGCGCGCCACCGTCCTGGCGGCCGATGGGCGCATCACTGAGCTGCGGGCGGGAAGCGGCGTCCCACCCGGCGCCCGGGTGCTGGACTTAGATGGCGACTACCTCCTGCCCGGTTTCATCAACAGCCATGTCCACGGCGTGACCTTTGGGCCCCTTTTTGCCAGCGGCGCGCCGCCTCTGGCCGAAGAGGCCATCCGGCGGAACCTGGTCAGGCACCTGGCGGCAGGCACCACCACCGTGCTCAGCGTGGACGGCTTCGCCCTGCCCGAGGAGGTGGCAGAGGCGCAGCACCTCAGCCCGCTTACCATCAAGACCAGTGCCGGCCTGACGCCGGCCGCCCTCACCGCAGCGCAGGCGGTGGATGGAGCGGGCCTCACCGAGCGTCACCTGGCCGCTTCCCTTAAGGAGCAGGTTGAGGCAGGCGCCGTCGCCATCGGCGAGGCCGGGAGCGGCCACACCCTGGGCGGAGGCGGCAGCGAGTATATGTACATCCCGCGGCGCATTAAAGAAGAGACCGGGGTGGAGATCTCCCCGGCCCAGGCCCGGGCCCTCAAGGAGGCGGCGTTGGGCAAAGAACTGGACCCGGCCGCCCGCGACGAAGCGGCCCTCCAAGCAGCCCTGGCCGGTGCCGGGCTGGCCGGCCGCCTGACGCCGGCGCGTGCGCAGGCGCTCATCGCAGCGTGCGTACTGCCGGGCCTGAAGCCGGCCCGCCGGAGCATCGCCGAGGCCGCCGCCACGGCGCGGCACTTTGGTCTCCCCCTCATCGCCCACACCGCGCCGCCCTCATTGGCCGCGGTGCTGGCCGCCGCCCGGGCAGGCACGCACACCATCGCCGCCCACACCAACCACGACAGCTTCACCGCAGGCGCCATGCTGGCGGCCGCCCGCGCGTTGAAACGAGCCGGGGCGATCCTCGACGGCGCCACCTTCGACAGCTTCGGGGCCCGCCGCACCACAGAAAGCCCGGCCAACCTCGTGACCCTCCTTAAGGCCGGCCTGGTGGACCTGATTACCACCGACTACGGCGGCGGATTTTTTGATCCGCTGCCCCTCGCCCTCAAAGCCATCGTCGGCGCCGGCATCCTCCCCTTACCCGCCGCCGTGCACCTGCTGACGGCCGCGCCGGCCGCCGCCCTGCCCGGCCTCGCCCCGGAGCGCGGCCGTATCGCCCCCGGTTACATCGCCGACCTCACTGTACTCGCCCGCGCCGACCTGGCTCGCGTGCGCTACGTCTTCATCGGCGGCCGCCAAGTTTTTCATCCGAGGTAA
- the dmpI gene encoding 4-oxalocrotonate tautomerase DmpI, with protein MPFIQIDGPVLTKEKKAQLIKALTEAASTTLGIPGQAFSVLIRETPPDNVGVGGTQLSELRK; from the coding sequence ATGCCGTTTATTCAGATTGACGGCCCCGTGCTCACCAAGGAAAAAAAGGCGCAACTTATTAAGGCCCTCACCGAAGCCGCCAGCACCACGCTGGGCATCCCCGGCCAGGCTTTCTCGGTGCTGATCCGGGAGACTCCGCCGGACAACGTCGGGGTAGGCGGGACCCAACTTTCCGAGCTACGCAAATAG
- a CDS encoding ABC transporter ATP-binding protein, which produces MLQLTNVSTYYDNIAALQGISFAVEEGEIATLIGANGAGKTTTLKTICGLLRPRSGRVLFRGQDITGARADTVVRAGIALVPEGRRVFPQMTVWENLVLGATVRRDRSTVAEDLERVYAQFPVLAERRRQLAGTLSGGEQQMLAIGRALMARPELLLLDEPSMGLAPLVVEQIFGIIAEINRQGTTILLVEQNAHLALSLARHGYILETGRIVKAAPAAELLASDDVRRAYLGE; this is translated from the coding sequence ATGCTGCAGCTCACCAACGTTAGCACCTACTACGACAACATTGCTGCGTTGCAGGGCATCTCCTTTGCTGTAGAGGAGGGCGAGATCGCCACGCTCATCGGTGCCAACGGCGCCGGCAAGACCACCACCTTAAAGACCATCTGCGGCCTTCTGCGGCCCCGGAGCGGCCGCGTTCTCTTCCGCGGGCAGGACATCACCGGCGCCCGGGCGGACACCGTGGTGCGGGCCGGGATCGCCTTGGTGCCGGAGGGGCGCCGGGTCTTTCCCCAAATGACGGTGTGGGAGAACTTAGTCCTGGGCGCCACCGTGCGCCGGGACCGCAGCACCGTGGCTGAGGACCTGGAACGCGTTTACGCGCAGTTTCCCGTACTGGCCGAACGGCGCCGGCAGCTGGCCGGGACCTTGAGCGGCGGGGAACAGCAGATGCTGGCCATCGGGCGGGCGCTGATGGCGCGCCCCGAGCTGCTTCTCTTGGATGAACCCTCCATGGGCCTGGCCCCCCTGGTGGTGGAACAGATCTTCGGCATCATCGCCGAGATCAACCGTCAAGGTACCACGATTCTCCTGGTGGAGCAGAACGCGCACCTGGCCCTCAGCCTGGCCCGGCACGGCTACATCCTCGAGACGGGGCGTATCGTCAAGGCCGCCCCCGCCGCGGAACTTCTCGCCAGCGACGACGTGCGCCGCGCCTACCTGGGGGAATAA
- a CDS encoding ABC transporter ATP-binding protein produces the protein MTLLESRGVTVRFGGVTAVSAVDLALQEGQVLSLIGPNGAGKTTLFNVFTGIYRPAAGEVLLRGESIKGLKPFQITRRGLARTFQNIRLFRNMSALENCLVARHGHGRAGLGGALLPLKAARREEQESRAAALEALDFVGLAAQAGAKAGSLAYGQQRRLEIARALATGAGVLLLDEPAAGMNPQETKELMALIERIRRRGLTILLIEHDMRLVMEISDRVVVLDHGKKIAEGTPAEVRRDAAVIQAYLGRQGENAAAHQR, from the coding sequence ATGACGCTGCTTGAGAGCCGCGGTGTGACCGTGCGCTTCGGCGGTGTGACGGCCGTAAGCGCGGTGGACCTGGCGCTTCAGGAAGGCCAGGTGCTGAGCCTGATCGGCCCGAACGGGGCTGGCAAAACCACCCTCTTTAACGTTTTCACCGGCATCTACCGGCCGGCGGCGGGAGAGGTGCTGTTGCGGGGCGAGAGCATCAAGGGGCTGAAACCCTTTCAGATCACCCGCCGCGGCCTCGCCCGCACCTTCCAGAACATCCGCCTTTTCCGGAACATGTCGGCGCTGGAGAACTGCCTGGTGGCGCGCCACGGCCATGGGCGCGCGGGGCTGGGCGGGGCGCTTCTGCCGCTTAAGGCGGCGCGGCGGGAAGAGCAGGAAAGCCGCGCGGCGGCCCTTGAAGCGCTGGATTTTGTCGGGCTGGCCGCACAGGCGGGAGCGAAAGCCGGCAGCCTGGCCTACGGCCAGCAGCGCCGCCTGGAGATCGCCCGGGCGCTGGCCACGGGTGCCGGGGTGCTCCTTCTCGACGAGCCGGCGGCCGGAATGAACCCCCAGGAAACGAAGGAGCTCATGGCGCTGATCGAGCGGATCCGCAGGCGTGGGCTGACCATCCTGCTCATCGAGCACGACATGCGCCTGGTGATGGAGATCTCTGACCGGGTGGTTGTCCTCGACCACGGCAAGAAGATCGCCGAGGGGACCCCGGCCGAGGTGCGGCGCGATGCGGCCGTTATCCAGGCCTATCTGGGGAGGCAGGGTGAAAATGCTGCAGCTCACCAACGTTAG
- a CDS encoding branched-chain amino acid ABC transporter permease, whose protein sequence is MNAYVLQVLVLAGINVILALGLNLVSGFTGQLSLGHAAFMGIGAYTAALLTKAGQPFLAALTAGGLVAALAGALIGIPTLRLRGDYLAIATLGFGEILRVVALNQKITGGPVGLRAIPGYTTLPIVLIAVALTYLSLVRILGSRLGRAFVAVREDELAADAMGIDTTQTKILAFAVGAFYAGVAGGLYAHYIRYINPSNFGFMRSIEILSMVVLGGMGSLPGAVLGAVALSTLPELLRSVSPAVAQYRQLIYGALLVVAMLWFPQGLAGGGRALPGLLKRLHLPALRRGQHDAA, encoded by the coding sequence ATGAATGCTTACGTGCTGCAGGTGCTGGTGCTGGCCGGCATCAACGTGATTCTCGCTCTGGGGCTGAACCTGGTGAGCGGCTTCACCGGCCAGCTCTCTTTGGGGCACGCCGCCTTTATGGGTATCGGGGCGTACACGGCCGCCCTCCTCACCAAGGCCGGCCAGCCGTTTCTTGCGGCCCTCACGGCCGGGGGGCTGGTGGCCGCCCTCGCAGGCGCTCTGATCGGCATCCCTACCCTGCGCCTGCGCGGCGACTACCTGGCCATCGCCACGCTGGGTTTCGGCGAAATCCTGCGCGTAGTGGCGCTTAACCAGAAGATCACCGGCGGCCCGGTGGGCCTGCGTGCCATACCAGGGTATACCACCCTGCCCATCGTCCTCATCGCCGTTGCCCTGACGTATCTTTCCCTGGTGCGGATCCTGGGCTCGCGCCTGGGACGCGCCTTCGTCGCCGTGCGGGAGGATGAGCTGGCGGCCGACGCCATGGGCATCGATACCACCCAGACGAAAATCCTGGCCTTCGCCGTCGGGGCCTTTTACGCCGGCGTGGCGGGCGGGCTCTACGCCCACTACATCCGCTACATCAACCCCAGCAACTTCGGCTTCATGCGCTCGATTGAGATCCTTTCCATGGTGGTCTTGGGAGGGATGGGGAGTCTGCCGGGGGCGGTCCTGGGCGCCGTCGCCTTGAGCACGCTGCCGGAGCTCCTGCGCTCAGTCTCGCCGGCGGTGGCCCAGTACCGCCAGCTGATCTACGGCGCCCTGCTGGTGGTGGCCATGCTCTGGTTTCCCCAGGGGCTGGCGGGCGGGGGCCGGGCACTGCCCGGTCTCCTCAAGCGGCTGCACCTGCCGGCGCTGAGGAGGGGACAGCATGACGCTGCTTGA
- a CDS encoding branched-chain amino acid ABC transporter permease: protein MLLEQLLNGLILGTTYALIALGYTMVYGILGLINFAHGEIYMAGAFLGLFLVTVAKLPAPAAFLLAMAGAALLGVGVERLAYRPLRTSPRLSVLISAIGVSIFLQNLALAVAGPATRPFPRPFAVHVFRLPGGLTVSTLQIVIIAVAVLLMLGLNFLIRSTALGRAMRATAQDQETARLMGIDIDRVIALTFALGSALGAAAGLLIGLYFNSVDPLMGFQPGLKGFVAAVLGGIGNIPGAMVGGLLLGFAEVLGAVYLSQYRDAIAFAILIVVLLVKPAGIMGSPAQEKV from the coding sequence GTGCTGCTGGAACAACTCTTGAACGGCCTTATCCTTGGCACCACCTACGCCCTGATCGCCCTGGGATACACCATGGTCTACGGCATCCTCGGCCTCATCAACTTTGCCCACGGCGAGATCTATATGGCAGGGGCGTTTCTGGGCCTGTTTTTGGTTACCGTCGCCAAGCTGCCGGCTCCGGCGGCCTTTCTCCTGGCCATGGCGGGGGCGGCGCTCCTGGGGGTGGGCGTGGAACGCCTGGCCTACCGGCCGCTCCGGACCTCGCCGCGGCTGTCCGTGCTCATCAGCGCCATCGGCGTGTCCATTTTCCTCCAAAACCTGGCCCTGGCCGTCGCCGGCCCGGCCACCCGTCCCTTCCCGCGCCCTTTTGCGGTGCACGTCTTTCGCCTGCCCGGGGGCCTCACCGTTTCCACCCTGCAGATTGTCATCATCGCCGTGGCCGTCCTCTTGATGCTGGGCCTTAACTTTCTCATCCGGAGCACGGCGCTGGGCCGGGCCATGCGGGCCACCGCCCAGGACCAGGAGACGGCACGCCTCATGGGCATCGACATCGACCGGGTGATCGCCCTCACCTTCGCCCTGGGCTCCGCCCTCGGGGCGGCGGCGGGGCTTCTCATCGGGCTGTACTTCAACTCGGTGGATCCCCTGATGGGCTTTCAACCCGGGCTCAAAGGCTTCGTCGCCGCGGTGCTCGGCGGCATCGGCAACATCCCCGGGGCCATGGTGGGCGGGCTTCTCCTCGGCTTCGCCGAGGTTCTGGGGGCGGTCTACCTTTCCCAGTACCGGGACGCCATCGCCTTCGCCATCCTGATTGTCGTCCTCCTCGTTAAACCGGCCGGGATCATGGGCAGCCCGGCGCAAGAAAAGGTGTGA
- a CDS encoding ABC transporter substrate-binding protein — protein sequence MGRKRWFGLAAAVVAAAVVLAGCSGSKPAAEKEGASGGSEAAVIKIGTVGPLSGNAATYGQSTKHGVEIAVDEVNKAGGISGTQVELVPEDSRGDQTEAANATRKLVEQDKVVAIVGAVLSSETLSGGPIANDAKVPMISSSSTAPGIPDIGPYIFRNCISDNVQAAQLAEYAVQELKVKRFAVMFTNNDYGMALRDGFTAKAKELGEVVAVEAYTDGDANFSAQLTKIKAQNPDALYIGGYYTEAAKIAQQAKEMGLKVQLLGADGFYSSKLTELGGDAVEGAVFTAGFYSGDTSPAVQNFVAAYKAKFNEEPDMFAAQAYDAAKIVLEAIKKAGSTDTTKIQAALAATRDFPGITGTTSFTANGDAEKDIVILKVEQGKFVRVR from the coding sequence ATGGGACGAAAACGGTGGTTCGGGTTGGCAGCAGCGGTGGTAGCGGCGGCAGTGGTGCTGGCCGGGTGTAGCGGCAGCAAGCCGGCGGCGGAGAAAGAGGGGGCGAGCGGCGGCAGCGAAGCGGCGGTGATCAAGATCGGCACCGTCGGGCCCCTGAGCGGCAACGCCGCCACTTACGGCCAGAGCACGAAACACGGGGTAGAGATCGCCGTGGACGAGGTGAACAAGGCGGGTGGGATCAGCGGCACGCAGGTGGAGCTGGTCCCGGAGGACAGCCGGGGCGACCAGACGGAGGCGGCCAACGCCACCCGCAAGCTGGTGGAGCAGGACAAAGTGGTGGCCATTGTGGGGGCGGTCCTGAGCTCTGAGACCTTGAGCGGCGGGCCGATCGCCAACGACGCCAAGGTCCCGATGATCTCCTCTTCTTCCACCGCCCCGGGCATTCCCGATATCGGTCCCTACATCTTCCGCAACTGCATCTCCGACAACGTGCAGGCCGCCCAGCTGGCCGAGTACGCGGTACAGGAGCTCAAGGTCAAGCGCTTTGCGGTGATGTTTACCAACAACGACTACGGCATGGCCCTGCGCGACGGTTTTACGGCCAAGGCCAAGGAGTTGGGTGAGGTGGTGGCGGTGGAGGCCTACACTGACGGCGACGCCAACTTCAGTGCCCAGCTCACCAAGATCAAGGCCCAGAATCCGGACGCCCTTTATATCGGCGGCTATTACACAGAAGCGGCCAAAATCGCGCAGCAGGCCAAGGAAATGGGCCTTAAGGTCCAGCTTCTCGGCGCCGACGGCTTTTACTCCAGCAAGCTCACGGAGCTGGGCGGCGACGCGGTAGAAGGCGCCGTCTTCACCGCCGGCTTCTACTCCGGCGATACCAGTCCGGCGGTACAGAACTTTGTGGCGGCCTACAAGGCGAAGTTTAACGAAGAGCCCGATATGTTTGCCGCCCAGGCCTACGATGCGGCCAAGATCGTGCTCGAGGCGATCAAGAAGGCGGGTAGCACGGATACGACCAAGATCCAGGCGGCCCTGGCCGCCACCCGGGACTTCCCCGGTATCACCGGCACCACTTCGTTCACGGCCAACGGCGACGCCGAGAAAGACATCGTTATCCTCAAGGTGGAACAGGGTAAGTTCGTGCGCGTGCGCTAA
- a CDS encoding BMC domain-containing protein: protein MLTTRLIRAPRPGTTAMLLRRMVPAARQAVEGRRFDAVGLVQTDLPSLFYFADVGQKAGDVVAVEISGNCPQHISTVAFFGDTAAVGAALAAVEAAGARSEKK, encoded by the coding sequence GTGCTCACTACCCGTCTCATCCGGGCCCCGCGCCCGGGAACCACGGCCATGCTGCTCCGACGTATGGTGCCGGCGGCGCGCCAAGCGGTGGAGGGGCGGCGCTTCGACGCGGTGGGTCTGGTGCAGACTGATCTTCCCAGCCTGTTCTATTTCGCCGATGTCGGGCAGAAGGCGGGCGACGTGGTGGCGGTGGAGATCAGCGGTAACTGCCCGCAGCACATCAGCACCGTCGCCTTTTTCGGCGATACGGCCGCGGTGGGCGCCGCCTTGGCGGCGGTGGAAGCGGCCGGCGCTCGGAGCGAGAAGAAGTGA
- a CDS encoding BMC domain-containing protein — MKQALGLIEYKSIARGLAAADAMLKAGHVELIQATVLCPGKFIALVAGDVGAVQAAVERGFNFDPTFAVDRFVLPNVHPAIFPALTATTPVEPRGAFGVVETIDAASAVVAGDTAAKAGNVELLEIRLARGMGGKAFVFLCGELAAVEAAVRSAENRLAEEGVLVATAVIASPHPDLTF; from the coding sequence GTGAAACAGGCTTTAGGCCTTATCGAGTATAAGAGTATCGCCCGGGGTTTAGCGGCGGCCGACGCCATGCTTAAGGCCGGCCATGTGGAGCTGATCCAGGCCACGGTCCTCTGCCCGGGCAAGTTCATCGCCCTGGTGGCCGGGGATGTGGGCGCAGTGCAGGCGGCGGTGGAGCGGGGCTTTAATTTTGATCCCACCTTCGCCGTCGACCGCTTCGTGCTGCCCAACGTGCACCCGGCGATCTTCCCCGCCCTCACCGCCACCACGCCGGTGGAGCCCCGGGGTGCCTTCGGCGTGGTCGAGACCATCGACGCCGCCTCAGCGGTGGTGGCGGGCGATACGGCGGCGAAGGCCGGCAATGTGGAGCTCCTGGAAATTCGCTTGGCCCGGGGAATGGGCGGCAAGGCCTTCGTCTTCCTCTGCGGGGAGCTGGCGGCGGTGGAGGCGGCCGTGCGCAGCGCTGAAAACCGGCTGGCCGAAGAAGGCGTCCTCGTGGCCACGGCGGTGATCGCCTCGCCGCATCCCGACCTGACGTTCTAA